The proteins below are encoded in one region of Clostridia bacterium:
- a CDS encoding 50S ribosomal protein L28: MAKCDICGKGVVFGIAVSHSHRRTNRTWKPNVRKVKALVNGTPKTIHACTRCLRSGKVNRAV, translated from the coding sequence ATGGCTAAATGCGATATTTGCGGCAAAGGCGTTGTGTTCGGTATTGCTGTGTCCCACTCCCACAGAAGAACCAACAGAACATGGAAGCCGAATGTAAGAAAGGTTAAGGCACTGGTTAACGGTACTCCGAAAACTATCCATGCTTGCACCAGATGCTTGCGTTCCGGTAAGGTAAACCGCGCAGTTTAA
- the hprK gene encoding HPr(Ser) kinase/phosphatase, translating into MDTQDTVFETGLDEIVQNFKLEVISCKDSIPDVKIHMMDVNRPGLPMTGFYDYFDPNRIQILGKIEHTFLEKQTSEKRTEIAEGLFSHKIPALIYSRGLEVFPEFITASEKFNVPILRTGETTSRFMSALISYLNVQLGPRITRHGVLVEVYGEGILILGESGVGKSETAIELVKRGHRLVADDAVEIKKVSAISLVGTAPEIIRHFIELRGIGIVDVKKIFGMGAVKDSEKINLIINLEQWDQNKKYDRLGLKTEHTEILGIEVPSITIPVKPGRNLAMIVEVAAMNNRQKRMGYNAAEALNERITKSMEQAMQQRKNEE; encoded by the coding sequence ATGGATACACAGGATACTGTATTTGAAACAGGTCTTGACGAGATTGTGCAAAACTTCAAACTGGAAGTAATTTCCTGCAAGGATTCCATTCCGGACGTTAAAATACATATGATGGATGTAAACCGTCCCGGTCTTCCCATGACGGGCTTTTACGATTATTTTGACCCGAACCGCATTCAGATTCTGGGCAAAATCGAACACACATTCTTAGAAAAACAGACATCCGAGAAACGAACCGAAATTGCAGAGGGGTTATTTTCACACAAAATCCCGGCACTGATTTACAGTCGTGGCTTAGAGGTTTTTCCGGAGTTTATCACGGCGTCGGAGAAATTTAATGTGCCGATTTTGCGTACCGGAGAGACCACATCCCGTTTTATGAGTGCGCTGATCAGCTACCTGAACGTACAGTTAGGACCGAGAATTACCCGCCACGGTGTTTTGGTTGAGGTGTACGGTGAAGGTATTTTAATTCTGGGCGAGAGCGGTGTCGGTAAAAGTGAAACGGCAATCGAGCTTGTAAAACGCGGGCACCGTCTGGTTGCAGACGATGCGGTGGAAATCAAAAAGGTGTCTGCCATTTCGTTGGTCGGCACAGCACCCGAGATTATCCGTCATTTTATCGAGCTTCGCGGTATCGGTATTGTGGATGTGAAGAAAATCTTTGGTATGGGTGCGGTTAAGGATTCCGAAAAAATCAATCTGATTATCAATTTAGAGCAATGGGATCAGAATAAAAAGTATGACCGCCTTGGTTTGAAAACTGAGCATACTGAAATCTTAGGCATTGAAGTGCCGTCTATCACCATTCCGGTAAAGCCGGGCAGAAACCTTGCCATGATTGTAGAGGTTGCGGCAATGAACAACCGTCAGAAGCGCATGGGCTACAACGCGGCAGAGGCATTAAATGAACGAATTACCAAAAGCATGGAGCAAGCCATGCAACAAAGAAAAAATGAAGAATAA
- a CDS encoding ROK family glucokinase, which yields MIYVGIDLGGTNIAAGVVDENGKLVAKKSVPTGATRPAEEILKDMAQVAIAVVEENGYSMDDVVSVGIGSPGSVNKEKGELVYANNLPFSHTPMRAEMQKYINKPIYIDNDANCAAWAEAMAGATKGANDSIAITLGTGVGGGIVVNGKLYSGFNFTGGELGHTVIAVDGEPCSCGRKGCWEAYASATALIRQTKEAAEANKDSKMWDYYKKDGKFSGRTAFNAARDGDKAAQTVVDNYVKYVGCGVADMINIFQPEVLVIGGGVANEGEALLQPVREYVATQIYSREGIQQTRIEKAFLGNDAGIIGAALLKE from the coding sequence ATGATTTATGTAGGTATTGATTTAGGCGGTACAAACATCGCCGCAGGTGTAGTAGATGAAAACGGCAAGCTGGTTGCAAAGAAAAGTGTTCCCACCGGTGCGACCCGTCCTGCAGAAGAAATTTTAAAAGACATGGCACAGGTTGCCATTGCAGTCGTAGAAGAAAACGGCTATTCCATGGATGACGTGGTATCTGTCGGTATTGGTAGCCCTGGCTCCGTAAACAAAGAAAAGGGTGAACTGGTTTATGCAAACAATCTGCCCTTCTCCCATACCCCCATGCGTGCAGAAATGCAAAAATACATCAACAAACCCATCTACATTGATAACGATGCCAACTGCGCTGCCTGGGCAGAAGCCATGGCAGGGGCGACCAAAGGGGCAAATGATTCCATTGCCATCACCTTGGGTACAGGCGTTGGCGGCGGTATTGTTGTAAACGGCAAGCTTTACAGCGGTTTCAACTTCACCGGCGGTGAATTGGGTCACACCGTAATTGCTGTAGACGGTGAGCCTTGCTCCTGTGGCAGAAAAGGTTGCTGGGAAGCATATGCATCCGCAACCGCACTGATTCGTCAGACTAAGGAAGCGGCTGAAGCGAATAAAGATTCCAAAATGTGGGATTACTACAAAAAGGATGGCAAATTCAGCGGAAGAACAGCTTTCAATGCGGCACGCGACGGTGACAAAGCGGCACAGACCGTTGTGGATAACTATGTTAAATATGTAGGCTGCGGTGTTGCAGACATGATTAACATCTTCCAGCCTGAGGTTCTGGTTATCGGTGGTGGTGTTGCCAATGAAGGCGAAGCATTGCTTCAGCCGGTACGCGAATATGTAGCAACCCAGATTTATTCCAGAGAAGGCATTCAGCAGACACGCATTGAAAAAGCTTTCTTAGGAAACGATGCAGGCATCATTGGTGCGGCACTTCTGAAAGAGTAA
- the murB gene encoding UDP-N-acetylmuramate dehydrogenase, with translation MIEKLVAICSNENVLTNEPMKHHTTFKVGGPADFLVFPETAEQLKAVLALVRQENAPLTVIGNGSNLLVSDKGIRGVVVCTVKMKNVSANGNEITAACGVSMAALAACAKQASLTGLEFASGIPGTVGGGIVMNAGAYDGSLSDCAVETLCVDLNGNEKRFCGEAQAFSYRKSAFSGGDYIVVETKFMLHPGNATEIEEKMKDLNARRKEKQPLEKPSAGSTFKRPEGYFAGKLIEDAGLKGYRVGGACVSEKHAGFVVNDQNGTAEDVLAVIRHCRETVLEKFGVEMETEVRMLGEF, from the coding sequence ATGATAGAAAAGCTTGTGGCAATCTGCTCAAACGAAAATGTGTTAACAAATGAGCCTATGAAGCATCACACCACCTTTAAGGTGGGCGGTCCTGCAGATTTTCTGGTGTTTCCCGAAACGGCAGAGCAGTTAAAAGCTGTGCTGGCGTTGGTCAGACAGGAAAATGCTCCGCTTACCGTCATCGGTAACGGCTCGAATCTCCTGGTTTCGGATAAAGGAATCCGCGGTGTGGTGGTTTGTACCGTTAAAATGAAGAATGTTTCGGCAAACGGAAACGAAATTACCGCAGCCTGCGGTGTGTCCATGGCTGCTCTTGCGGCTTGTGCAAAGCAGGCTTCCTTAACCGGTCTGGAATTTGCCTCGGGCATTCCCGGAACCGTAGGTGGCGGTATCGTGATGAACGCAGGCGCGTATGACGGTTCTTTGTCCGATTGTGCGGTTGAAACCCTTTGTGTGGATTTAAACGGTAACGAAAAACGGTTCTGCGGTGAAGCACAGGCGTTTTCCTACCGCAAAAGTGCATTTTCGGGTGGCGACTACATTGTGGTTGAGACCAAATTTATGTTACACCCCGGCAACGCAACCGAAATCGAAGAAAAAATGAAAGATTTAAATGCACGCCGTAAGGAAAAACAGCCCCTTGAAAAGCCCAGTGCAGGCAGTACCTTCAAACGCCCCGAAGGATATTTTGCGGGTAAGCTGATTGAAGATGCGGGCCTTAAAGGCTATCGGGTTGGCGGTGCGTGCGTTTCGGAAAAGCACGCAGGCTTTGTGGTTAATGACCAAAACGGTACTGCAGAGGATGTACTGGCAGTTATCCGTCATTGCCGGGAAACCGTACTGGAAAAATTCGGCGTAGAAATGGAAACCGAAGTGCGTATGCTCGGAGAATTTTGA
- a CDS encoding M20/M25/M40 family metallo-hydrolase: protein MKCKNLFEQIDFLESQYIKVWEDICNIESPTRDKQGVDNACAYLIQMAKERGWTIEVQENDVAGNVVCITMNGESDCEPVVVSGHMDTVHPVGSFGTPAVRMDDTYIYGPGVCDCKGGVVASFLAMDALRRIGFTKRPVMLILQTDEEVGSSLSNKETVRFMCDKAKNAIAFLNMEGHTPGEACVVRKGIVRFTFMVKGIAAHSSDCAKNGANAIAEAAYKLLKMEELKRDDGITCNVGLIQGGNTANSVPDSCSFTADVRFATQEQLQWVRKYAKEIAQKVLVSGTECTLTETSFRCAMEKSQKNLNLLDILNRICRQNGMQELTPSFRKGGSDAAYVTEAGIPCLDSLGVSGDYIHSPRERARKESLKEAAKRAAAVAFCI, encoded by the coding sequence ATGAAGTGTAAAAATCTGTTTGAACAGATTGACTTTCTGGAAAGTCAGTATATAAAAGTCTGGGAAGACATATGCAATATTGAAAGTCCCACCCGGGATAAGCAAGGCGTGGATAACGCATGTGCGTATCTTATACAAATGGCAAAGGAACGAGGCTGGACAATAGAAGTGCAGGAAAATGATGTTGCAGGTAACGTGGTCTGCATCACCATGAACGGGGAGTCTGATTGTGAACCGGTTGTGGTTTCCGGACATATGGATACGGTTCATCCGGTCGGCTCGTTCGGAACGCCGGCTGTTCGTATGGACGATACATACATATACGGTCCCGGTGTTTGCGACTGTAAAGGCGGTGTTGTGGCATCCTTTTTAGCGATGGATGCACTTAGACGTATTGGTTTTACTAAACGTCCTGTGATGCTGATTTTGCAGACGGACGAGGAAGTCGGCAGTTCTTTAAGCAACAAAGAAACCGTTCGTTTTATGTGTGATAAAGCAAAAAACGCAATTGCATTTTTGAATATGGAGGGACATACACCGGGTGAAGCTTGTGTTGTCCGAAAAGGCATTGTGCGATTTACCTTTATGGTTAAAGGCATTGCCGCACATTCGTCCGATTGTGCAAAAAATGGCGCAAATGCCATTGCGGAGGCGGCATATAAGCTGTTGAAAATGGAAGAGCTTAAGCGCGATGACGGAATTACCTGCAATGTCGGATTGATACAGGGCGGCAATACGGCAAACAGTGTGCCGGACAGCTGTAGCTTTACGGCAGATGTGCGGTTTGCAACGCAGGAACAGCTTCAGTGGGTTCGGAAATATGCCAAAGAAATCGCACAAAAGGTTCTTGTGTCAGGCACTGAATGTACGTTAACCGAAACAAGCTTTAGATGTGCCATGGAAAAGTCACAGAAAAATTTAAACCTTTTAGATATATTAAACCGCATTTGCAGACAAAACGGAATGCAGGAGCTCACTCCGAGCTTCCGGAAAGGCGGTTCGGATGCAGCATATGTCACAGAGGCAGGTATTCCGTGCCTGGATTCGCTGGGGGTTTCGGGTGACTATATACATTCACCGCGTGAGCGTGCGCGTAAAGAAAGCCTGAAAGAGGCGGCTAAGCGAGCTGCAGCAGTTGCTTTTTGCATATAA
- a CDS encoding Asp23/Gls24 family envelope stress response protein, producing the protein MPSKIDNVYGGIVISDDVIAKIAATEATRCVGVVGMAFRSKADQLASVLKKDSSSKGVRVVSVQGGINLQLHIIAEYGVNLSAISNNIIENVKYGVESMVGCTVKKVEITVEGIRMEDA; encoded by the coding sequence ATGCCATCTAAAATTGATAATGTATATGGCGGTATTGTGATTTCGGATGATGTTATCGCAAAAATTGCCGCAACCGAGGCAACCCGTTGTGTGGGTGTTGTCGGCATGGCGTTTCGTTCTAAAGCCGACCAGCTGGCATCGGTGCTGAAAAAGGATTCCTCGTCTAAAGGTGTCCGTGTGGTGAGTGTACAGGGCGGTATTAATCTGCAGCTGCACATCATTGCAGAGTACGGCGTAAATTTGTCTGCAATCAGCAACAATATCATTGAAAATGTAAAATACGGCGTTGAATCTATGGTTGGATGCACGGTGAAAAAAGTTGAAATTACCGTTGAAGGCATCCGTATGGAAGATGCATAA
- a CDS encoding DAK2 domain-containing protein, which yields MRRAQTLLNKIDGQLLKKLIISAANNLTNHQKMVDDLNVFPVPDGDTGTNMSMTIQAVKKELEHSEDTTCASVTDIASHAALRGARGNSGVILSQFLRGLAKGLNGVAEAGVPELIEGMKCAVEIAYRAVMKPTEGTILTVAREMYEAAQTWDLTNEDLEAFFEFVVEKGQISLDNTPNILPQLKQAGVVDSGGMGLLVLIKGALLAIKGTPVELTEAEEEKTSPDTLTHSIPMEDIKFGYCTEFLIRKKSEKVNWKALRKQLGTIGDSVVVVDDTEIIKVHVHSNHPGIALEEALKLGELMNLKIENMREQNRQLAEEERRKEEAEAAAPPVDFGFISVAAGDGITQIFEELGCQQIITGGQTMNPSTDDFLNRIKKLNANTIYLLPNNKNILLAAEQAKELSDKNIVVLPTKTLMQGISAMLAFDPDASAEENTEAMLEMIGAVKSGSVTYAARNSEADGFKIKKNDIMGLVEGKIKVITQSVDFAVLQILDTMVEEGATVSLYYGEDVTEAEADALAAKVEKAYPSCDVNVYSGGQPLYYYYISVE from the coding sequence ATAAGGAGGGCACAGACGTTGTTGAATAAAATTGACGGTCAGCTCTTAAAGAAGCTTATTATTTCTGCTGCCAATAATCTGACCAACCACCAAAAAATGGTGGATGATTTAAACGTATTCCCGGTGCCCGATGGCGATACCGGTACAAATATGTCCATGACCATTCAGGCGGTCAAAAAAGAACTGGAGCATTCGGAGGACACAACCTGTGCATCCGTAACCGATATTGCATCCCATGCTGCTTTGCGCGGTGCAAGAGGTAACTCGGGCGTTATTCTGTCCCAGTTCCTGCGCGGTCTTGCAAAAGGCTTAAACGGCGTGGCGGAAGCAGGCGTTCCTGAACTGATTGAGGGTATGAAGTGCGCGGTGGAAATTGCATACCGTGCGGTTATGAAACCCACAGAAGGCACAATTTTAACGGTTGCCCGCGAAATGTATGAAGCGGCGCAAACCTGGGATTTGACAAACGAAGATTTAGAAGCCTTTTTCGAATTTGTAGTGGAAAAGGGTCAGATATCATTAGATAACACCCCGAATATTCTGCCACAGCTTAAACAGGCAGGCGTTGTGGATTCGGGTGGTATGGGACTTTTGGTTTTAATCAAAGGTGCGTTGCTTGCTATAAAAGGCACACCTGTAGAGCTTACCGAAGCGGAAGAAGAGAAAACTTCTCCTGATACCCTTACCCATTCCATTCCTATGGAAGATATTAAGTTTGGGTATTGTACCGAGTTCCTGATTCGTAAAAAAAGCGAAAAAGTAAACTGGAAAGCATTAAGAAAACAGCTTGGCACCATTGGTGACAGCGTTGTGGTAGTAGATGATACCGAAATCATCAAGGTACATGTACATTCCAATCATCCGGGTATTGCTTTGGAAGAAGCATTAAAGCTTGGCGAGCTCATGAATTTAAAGATTGAAAACATGCGCGAACAAAACCGTCAGCTGGCAGAAGAGGAACGCAGAAAAGAAGAAGCGGAAGCAGCAGCGCCTCCGGTGGATTTCGGCTTTATCTCGGTTGCGGCAGGGGATGGGATTACACAGATTTTTGAAGAGCTGGGCTGTCAGCAGATTATTACAGGCGGTCAGACCATGAATCCGAGTACCGATGATTTTCTGAATCGCATCAAAAAATTAAATGCCAACACCATTTATCTTTTGCCCAACAACAAAAATATTCTTTTGGCGGCAGAGCAGGCAAAAGAGCTTTCGGATAAAAACATTGTGGTGCTTCCTACAAAAACACTCATGCAGGGCATTTCGGCAATGCTTGCCTTTGACCCGGATGCAAGTGCAGAGGAAAATACCGAAGCCATGCTTGAAATGATTGGTGCCGTAAAATCCGGTTCTGTAACCTATGCGGCAAGAAATTCCGAAGCAGACGGCTTTAAAATCAAGAAAAATGATATCATGGGTCTTGTGGAAGGGAAAATCAAGGTTATCACCCAAAGTGTGGATTTTGCAGTTCTGCAGATTTTAGATACAATGGTAGAAGAAGGCGCAACCGTTTCGCTGTATTACGGCGAAGATGTAACCGAAGCGGAAGCTGATGCATTGGCAGCGAAGGTTGAAAAAGCATATCCTTCCTGCGATGTGAATGTATACAGTGGCGGTCAGCCTCTGTACTACTACTATATTTCGGTTGAATAA
- the recG gene encoding ATP-dependent DNA helicase RecG — MQNIFALKITDLKGVGEKRAAVFEKQGISSVYDLLTYYPSDYDDRRHFTTIANLKEGETACIIGWLKGSVRTYRKRRGFSISSGTLADETGTLPCVWYNQPYLDKSFKAGEMYIFYGKAQKNKKGLQFVNPATEKAEDESATGKIVPLYTLGKGIGAKTLQKMLAQALAQYAALVPESLPGSVMQKYGLLNRKDTLQNIHFPEDFELLKRARERVVFEEFFLFQMCVAKMKYLGKKNGIVFQTVTDSFEKRLPFTLTDAQKKVVADLKRDFQSGFAMNRLVQGDVGSGKTMVAAYGMDIAMQNGYQSALMAPTEILATQHYKTFAKLFTDYNVELLTSSTPAREKKRIKAGLADGSVDMIIGTHALIQQDVEFKKLGFVVTDEQHRFGVLQRTKLGLKGEYPHVLVMTATPIPRTLGLILYGDLDISTIDALPPGRKPIKTFCVNESYQERVYKFLEKQIQKGEQAYVVCPLVEESEGLQVKDATSFAESLKAKFPDISVGLLHGKMKDAEKEKVMEAFAKGEISVLVATTVIEVGVDVPNATLMIVENAERFGLSQLHQLRGRVGRGQNESFCILFGATRNPETIERLKVIESSADGFYISEKDLEFRGPGDFFGTRQSGVPMLKTANPMTDTRLLYMAKEAVEDLLCGELKAEKHEKQLLNFILKEQYFRSGTHEILN; from the coding sequence ATGCAAAACATATTTGCTTTAAAAATTACAGATTTAAAGGGTGTCGGAGAAAAGAGGGCGGCTGTTTTTGAAAAGCAGGGTATTTCTTCGGTGTACGACCTTTTGACCTATTACCCCTCAGACTACGATGACCGTCGGCATTTTACCACCATTGCGAACTTAAAAGAAGGGGAAACGGCGTGCATTATCGGCTGGCTGAAGGGTAGTGTGCGCACCTATCGCAAGCGACGCGGTTTTTCCATAAGCAGCGGCACCTTAGCGGATGAAACAGGCACACTGCCGTGCGTGTGGTACAATCAGCCTTATTTAGACAAAAGCTTTAAGGCGGGCGAAATGTACATATTTTACGGCAAAGCACAAAAAAATAAAAAAGGCTTGCAGTTTGTAAATCCGGCTACCGAAAAGGCGGAAGACGAAAGTGCCACGGGCAAAATTGTACCGCTCTATACGTTAGGCAAGGGTATCGGTGCAAAAACGTTGCAAAAAATGCTGGCACAGGCACTTGCACAGTATGCAGCACTTGTGCCCGAAAGTCTGCCCGGAAGTGTTATGCAGAAATACGGACTTTTAAATCGCAAAGACACTTTGCAAAACATTCATTTCCCCGAAGATTTTGAGCTTTTGAAACGCGCCCGGGAACGGGTGGTGTTTGAGGAATTCTTCCTGTTTCAGATGTGCGTGGCAAAAATGAAATATCTGGGCAAGAAGAACGGTATTGTCTTTCAGACTGTTACGGACAGCTTTGAAAAAAGACTGCCCTTTACCCTGACCGATGCGCAAAAAAAAGTCGTGGCAGATTTAAAGCGTGATTTTCAATCAGGTTTTGCCATGAATCGGCTGGTACAAGGCGATGTTGGTTCGGGCAAAACCATGGTGGCAGCATACGGTATGGATATCGCCATGCAAAACGGCTATCAGTCGGCGCTCATGGCACCCACCGAAATTTTAGCCACCCAGCATTATAAAACTTTCGCAAAACTGTTTACCGATTACAATGTGGAGCTTTTAACCTCCTCCACGCCTGCAAGAGAAAAGAAACGTATCAAAGCAGGGCTTGCTGACGGAAGTGTGGATATGATTATCGGCACCCACGCGCTGATTCAGCAGGATGTAGAGTTTAAAAAACTTGGCTTTGTGGTGACTGATGAACAGCATCGGTTTGGTGTATTGCAACGCACAAAGCTTGGTTTAAAGGGTGAATATCCGCATGTGCTTGTGATGACCGCGACACCCATTCCGCGCACCTTAGGGCTGATTTTGTACGGCGATCTGGACATTTCCACCATCGATGCTTTGCCACCCGGCAGAAAGCCCATCAAAACCTTTTGCGTGAACGAAAGTTATCAGGAACGGGTGTACAAATTTTTGGAAAAGCAGATTCAAAAGGGCGAGCAGGCGTATGTGGTCTGCCCTCTGGTGGAAGAATCCGAAGGGTTACAGGTAAAAGATGCCACCTCTTTTGCGGAAAGCTTAAAGGCAAAATTCCCCGATATATCGGTAGGACTTCTGCACGGCAAAATGAAGGATGCCGAAAAGGAAAAGGTAATGGAAGCCTTTGCAAAGGGTGAAATCTCGGTGCTTGTGGCAACTACCGTTATCGAGGTCGGGGTGGACGTACCAAATGCCACCTTAATGATTGTGGAAAATGCCGAGCGATTTGGACTTTCACAGCTCCATCAGCTTCGGGGCAGAGTAGGGCGCGGTCAAAACGAATCCTTTTGCATTCTGTTTGGTGCAACACGAAATCCCGAAACCATTGAGCGCCTTAAAGTTATCGAATCCTCCGCGGACGGCTTTTATATCAGCGAAAAGGATTTGGAATTCAGGGGTCCCGGTGACTTTTTCGGTACACGCCAGTCGGGCGTGCCCATGTTAAAAACCGCAAATCCCATGACCGATACCCGTCTTTTGTATATGGCAAAAGAAGCGGTAGAGGATCTTCTTTGCGGTGAACTCAAGGCGGAAAAACATGAAAAGCAACTGTTGAATTTTATCCTGAAAGAACAGTATTTTCGGTCCGGAACCCATGAAATTTTGAATTAA
- the rsmD gene encoding 16S rRNA (guanine(966)-N(2))-methyltransferase RsmD, translating to MRVISGKVRGHKLLAPTGLDVRPTLDRVKEACFSSLMPYLQDAVVLDLFSGSGSLGIEALSRGAAYCDFVDRANASLTATRKNLEATRLKDLSGTHLADWKAFLKGTNKKYTLVFLDPPYSKDIENEVMAVLPSVMADDGIVMLETEYTPSDFSGFTLLKQSKYGRVFLTFYKKES from the coding sequence ATGCGCGTTATTTCCGGCAAGGTGAGAGGACATAAACTTTTAGCACCCACAGGGCTGGATGTTCGTCCGACACTTGACCGTGTGAAAGAGGCTTGTTTTTCTTCCCTTATGCCGTACCTGCAGGATGCGGTGGTGCTGGATTTGTTCAGCGGCTCCGGCAGTCTTGGTATCGAGGCGTTAAGCCGCGGTGCTGCCTATTGCGATTTTGTGGATCGGGCAAATGCGTCCCTTACCGCAACCCGCAAGAATTTGGAGGCAACAAGACTAAAGGATTTAAGCGGAACGCATTTAGCGGACTGGAAAGCATTCTTAAAAGGTACAAACAAAAAATACACGCTTGTTTTTTTGGATCCGCCTTATTCCAAAGACATTGAGAATGAGGTGATGGCTGTTCTCCCGTCGGTGATGGCAGATGATGGCATCGTGATGTTAGAGACAGAATATACCCCTTCGGATTTTTCGGGGTTTACACTTTTAAAGCAGTCTAAATACGGTCGCGTGTTTCTGACGTTTTATAAGAAAGAATCCTGA
- a CDS encoding ATPase: MELEKLIDILEEALEDATKIPFMSKVIVDKEDLFEMIKDIRLKIPEEVKEAQRITADRHRIINDAKQEADSILKSAADKVTVMVSEHEIVHSAEEKARQIMEEAQTESRNMRMATKEYVSGTLNSVENTLNEVLIRVREDRNGF; encoded by the coding sequence GTGGAATTGGAAAAGTTGATTGATATTTTGGAAGAAGCGTTAGAAGATGCAACCAAAATTCCGTTCATGTCTAAGGTTATCGTAGACAAGGAAGATTTATTTGAAATGATTAAGGACATCCGCTTAAAAATTCCGGAAGAAGTAAAAGAAGCACAGAGAATCACAGCGGACCGTCATAGAATTATCAATGATGCGAAGCAGGAAGCTGACAGCATTTTAAAGAGTGCTGCTGACAAGGTTACCGTTATGGTAAGTGAGCATGAAATTGTGCATTCGGCTGAAGAAAAGGCTCGCCAGATTATGGAAGAAGCACAGACCGAATCCAGAAACATGAGAATGGCAACCAAGGAATATGTTTCCGGCACATTAAACAGCGTTGAAAACACTTTGAATGAAGTGTTGATTCGTGTACGCGAAGACAGAAACGGTTTCTAA
- a CDS encoding sialate O-acetylesterase, with product MHSFLLIGQSNMAGRGFLTEAVEVDTTHIRIQRNGLWNRMFRPINPDRSFSGTNLAEHFVECYAKAYNTDVGLICCADGGTSLDQWMPGSVLYDNAVNCARLAQRSSEIVGILWHQGEGDIRNKGYLTYKARFELMIKNLKADLGIPHVPVLVGGLGDFLVHYVKPDGSNMGEYVKVNEALQSIAQDDKLCGFVSAVGLTSNPDNLHFSAKALYEFGQRYFDEYQKITGGKLISDIRNENNERSALEQL from the coding sequence ATGCATTCGTTTTTATTAATCGGTCAGTCCAACATGGCAGGTCGCGGTTTTTTAACCGAGGCAGTTGAGGTGGATACCACACACATCAGAATTCAGCGAAACGGACTCTGGAACAGAATGTTTCGTCCTATCAACCCCGACCGTAGCTTTTCGGGTACAAATCTTGCAGAACATTTTGTAGAATGCTATGCCAAAGCCTATAACACAGATGTGGGTCTCATTTGCTGTGCAGACGGTGGCACCAGCTTAGACCAGTGGATGCCCGGCTCTGTGCTGTATGACAATGCGGTAAACTGCGCGCGCCTTGCCCAGAGAAGCTCTGAAATTGTGGGCATTTTGTGGCATCAGGGCGAGGGCGATATCCGAAACAAAGGGTATCTGACCTATAAAGCGCGGTTTGAGCTGATGATAAAGAATCTTAAAGCCGACCTTGGTATACCGCATGTTCCGGTGCTGGTGGGTGGTTTGGGAGACTTTTTGGTGCATTATGTAAAACCCGACGGCTCGAATATGGGAGAATACGTAAAAGTAAACGAAGCGCTCCAAAGCATCGCACAGGACGATAAGCTTTGCGGATTTGTTTCGGCAGTGGGCTTAACTTCCAATCCCGATAACCTGCACTTTAGCGCAAAAGCCTTGTACGAATTCGGTCAGCGCTATTTTGACGAATACCAAAAAATTACCGGCGGTAAATTGATTTCGGACATTCGGAACGAAAATAACGAAAGGTCCGCTCTCGAACAGCTTTAA